A window from Toxoplasma gondii ME49 chromosome IX, whole genome shotgun sequence encodes these proteins:
- a CDS encoding hypothetical protein (encoded by transcript TGME49_290000~Signal peptide predicted by SignalP 2.0 HMM (probability 0.995) with cleavage site probability 0.497 at residue 23): MAFTSPSSSRAAFLLLVSLSTFASVSNFAVRFEAAAAPADNSGTVTSTTTQAPLEVACSAPVHQQACTLDLTTGATGKFQCSNALPDSKFSKAYTSDGSVVNIPDIVPGAIVTKTGTSGSIQIPDSFYGRACFALTCSEIDSTPIQQSSGNPDSATAVKLIRYTLMVRVNGGTSDCADEPSLLPSSRTN; the protein is encoded by the coding sequence ATGGCGTTCACTTCCCCCTCCTCCTCGAGGGCAGCCTTTCTGCTGCTCGTCAGCCTCTCGACCTTTGCGTCCGTTTCTAATTTCGCGGTTCGCTTTGAAGCCGCAGCAGCTCCTGCGGACAACTCTGGTACTGTGACATCCACAACGACGCAAGCGCCCCTGGAAGTTGCGTGCTCTGCGCCAGTGCACCAGCAAGCGTGCACGCTGGATCTGACCACGGGTGCCACTGGCAAATTTCAGTGCAGCAACGCTCTGCCGGACTCGAAGTTCTCCAAGGCATACACGTCGGATGGCTCTGTGGTGAACATTCCGGACATTGTCCCCGGAGCGATCGTGACGAAGACTGGCACGAGTGGCAGCATTCAGATCCCCGATTCTTTCTACGGTCGCGCCTGCTTCGCGCTCACGTGTTCCGAGATCGATTCGACACCGATCCAGCAGTCCAGCGGAAATCCTGACTCTGCGACAGCAGTGAAACTCATCAGATACACGCTGATGGTGCGCGTGAACGGCGGGACGTCAGACTGCGCAGACGAACCCTCTTTGTTGCCAAGCTCGCGAACCAACTGA
- a CDS encoding proteasome subunit beta type 1, putative (encoded by transcript TGME49_290005~Predicted trans-membrane domain (TMHMM2.0):74-97) has product MHALRTQAHTWKKTRRTRLSRQRKRSNFVTLCFFVLLEIRPSELIAPNEQTLCSLSTESLTAQLQRLGFPNFLSVFVLVVFFAFSITFSSVFFSSVFSFSPFSRFFSGAFNDSIMLAGGPASLPTSRLLHPEEEAILPVALAAPMERRFSPYVNNGGTVVCVAGEDFAVAVGDTRLSTGFSIYSRRQSKITKLTDKVVLATSGMEADKTTLHNLLKIRIEQYTHQHRHPPSLNAIAQLLSTVLYSRRFFPFYTFNVLCGIDENGKGAVYGYDAIGSFEPSRYNCAGTGAHLIMPVLDNQISRNNQQGEKAPLTRERIVEIVKSAVASAGERDIFTGDQAEVVMISQSGIEKTLMDLRAD; this is encoded by the exons atgcacgcgctACGCACTCAGGCACACAcatggaagaagacacgcagaacgcgtctctctcgacagcgAAAACGCAGCAACTTTGTGACTTTGTGCTTTTTTGTTCTTCTGGAAATCCGTCCTTCTGAATTAATCGCACCGAATGAGCAAACTTTGTGCTCTCTGTCCACCGAGAGTCTCACAGCccagctgcagagactcgGCTTTCCGAATTTCTTgtccgtcttcgtcctcgtcgtcttcttcgccttctcgatcaccttctcctctgtcttcttctcgtcggtcttttccttttcgcccttctctcgtttcttttctggcGCCTTTAACG ACTCCATAATGCTGGCTGGCGGCccggcgtctctgccgaCTTCTCGACTCCTCCACCCAGAGGAGGAGGCTATTCTTCCAGTTGCGCTTGCCGCGCCCATGGAGCGTCGCTTCAGTCCTTACGTCAACAACGGAGG gaCAGTGGTGTGCGTCGCTGGAGAGGACTTCGCCGTCGCGGTGGGAGACACGCGTTTGTCGACTGGCTTCTCCATCTACTCTCGTCGCCAGTCAAAGATCACGAAGCT GACTGACAAGGTTGTCCTGGCGACCTCTGGCATGGAGGCTGACAAGACGACTCTCCACAACCTTCTCAAA ATCCGTATCGAACAGTACACGCACCAGCACCGCCATCCGCCCAGTCTGAACGCGATTGCTCAGCTGCTGTCGACAGTGCTCTActctcgccgcttcttccccttctaTACTTTCAACGTCCTCTGCGGCATCGATGAAAacg GCAAAGGGGCAGTGTATGGCTACGATGCGATTGGATCCTTCGAGCCTTCTCGATACAACTGCGCAGGGACAGGAGCCCACCTGATCATGCCCGTTCTGGACAACCAG ATCTCTCGGAATAACCAgcaaggcgagaaggcgcctttgacgagagagaggatcgTCGAAATCGTCAAGAGTGCAGTGGCTTCTGCAGGCGAGCGCGACATTTTCACAG gCGACCAGGCGGAAGTGGTGATGATCAGTCAGAGTGGGATCGAAAAGACTCTCATGGACCTCCGCGCTGACTAA
- a CDS encoding hypothetical protein (encoded by transcript TGME49_290010): MRIYTYVQVSIFMQMPVWMDRREGCGPIRHSTWWKGTDGERSSRLTGNLSQMMPSEASRREAGMRRCREVPPPEKTARNPVPTTQNTRCMYTSQQGPLPGLDSAGDSKVFRHTYKWSRHLSPPILF, translated from the exons ATGCGAATTTACACATATGTGCAGGTCTCGATCTTCATGCAAATGCCCGTTTGGATGGACCGCAGAGAAGGCTGCGGACCGATTCGACATTCTACGTGGTGGAAGGGAACAGATGGTGAAAGAAGTTCGCGTTTGACAGGAAACCTGTCCCAGATGATGCCGTCAGAAGCTTCTAGGAGAGAGGCTGGAATGCGCCGGTGTCGAGAGGTGCCGCCTCCAGAAAAAACCGCCAGAAACCCAGTTCCGACGACTCAGAACACTCG gtgtatgtacacttcACAGCAGGGACCTCTTCCTGGACTCGACTCGGCAGGGGATTCTAAGGTTTTCCGTCACACATACAAATGGAGCCGGCACCTTTCTCCTCCTATTCTCTTTTGA
- a CDS encoding cyclin dependent kinase binding protein (encoded by transcript TGME49_290020): MSQPPPHGDEAERLHVTVPFADSRAGRGCPRASLLSSSASSSASSAASDVVVPVFLRPRGEEMETLSVFGDEKRFFTAPFTSSSLSLDPTPAPEASAPQQDSSSASASSSLSSFLATFFLSANRSASPRSLDAESVSLPRGEDAENVLRHPAVSAHAAAAPASARGPLTPATAETASSPPLRLQAAAPLAPETDSALGSRVSPVVDRSTGDRGQSNAGSSLQSSGEKGGSLGEGVDTAAPHLRGCLDTPPTSSVPLCSSFPSDAPLQCTDIQETPARTPQSLETPLASSLFALSHIAPLATAQLFPLAEEQKDTLGLADSPRPAARAPLAGRCSRCAAASRRSVGAALDTGVCLSCALAFLTSLSLEEKAVGAEAYVGAAVSARPRTETVPTGSGSLGCGVLGSQASASAPGSVGAVVCLSSSETQLLLEEEAAEAAGSRQQRLLRGAGDAAQTIEKFLFLLHALEAAEPAARTEDQKQLLKFLRDGEAAPARALLDRVYAETPGRIRVDEETPVESLGVESVRVIVGYQDACVACFSQVRDRPAAREMYVHHAEPRREEQQARSRETWPHLLESIVASLPWVRARNRREKQQETHAQRHRAGYGELESPADSRCLFPRDRDEMGGSRKRHLFAIFRRRETARGRGEDDQQLRGNLRAFSCEKKRPGDARFLPSATASGLRKAMGRGVYTAKKRRKRGVSYAQFLFPSHFSYDPYALDNMRFQQGRHQTVMCMLGASVSIIPYFPPQQLKEELNLQFHKMHPSVHPSMTLSKLRSLKLEMFALIEQEEQLDVSTVACAWVYFERLVQMGAVDKSVRKLFAGACLLLAFKFNQNGEPKLVQRLCSLLKHLDRQRGLPAHALCQAEFTVFGLLGFSLQLSIEHVLPHILHYLESKDTAFEEVYGSPETAFFSA, encoded by the exons ATGTCGCAGCCGCCGCCTCATGGCGACGAGGCAGAGCGCCTGCATGTCACTGTGCCGTTTGCAGACTCGAGGGCGGGGCGCGGAtgtcctcgcgcttctctcctctcttcctctgcttcctcttctgcttcctctgctgcttccgATGTAGTTGTCCCTGTTTTTCTGCGcccgagaggcgaggagatgGAGACTCTGTCGGTCTttggagacgagaagcgctTCTTCACCGCACCCTTCACatcctcttctctcagtcTTGACCCCACTCCTGCCCCAGAGGCGAGTGCGCCGCAGCaagactcttcttctgcctccgcctcgtcgtctctctcttcatttcttgctacgtttttcctctctgcgaatcggtctgcctctcctcgctctctcgacgccgagtctgtctctctccctcgcggTGAGGATGCTGAAAATGTCCTGCGGCATCCGGCCGtctccgcgcatgcagcggccgCACCGGCTTCCGCGCGAGGTCCCCTGACTCCAGCGACTGCCGAAACTGCCTCCAGTCCGCCACTGCGTCTGCAAGCCGCGGCGCCGCTCGCCCCAGAGACCGACTCCGCTTTGGGCTCCAGGGTGTCTCCGGTGGTCGACCGCtcgacaggagacagaggtcAATCGAATGCAGGTTCGTCGCTGCAGTCGTCTGGCGAAAAAGGGGGAAGTCTCGGCGAGGGTGTCGACACTGCCGCGCCGCATCTGCgcgggtgtctcgacactCCGCCCACGTCGTCTGTGCCGCTCTGCTCGTCCTTCCCCTCGGACGCGCCTCTGCAGTGTACAGACATCCAAGAGACGCCGGCGCGGACGCCGCAGTCTCTGGAGACAcccctcgcttcctcgctcttcgcgcTTTCGCACATCGCGCCGCTCGCGACGGCTCagctcttccctctcgctgAAGAACAGAAGGATACTCTAGGCCTCGCCGACTCTCCCCGTCCGGCCGCCCGGGCGCCTCTCGCAGGACGCTGCAGTCGGTGCGCGGCAGCCTCGCGCCGGAGTGTGGGCGCCGCTCTCGACACTGGggtgtgtctctcctgcgccctcgcgtttctcacgtctctctccctcgaggAGAAAGCCGTCGGCGCCGAGGCGTACGTGGgcgcggctgtctctgctcgccCCCGCACGGAGACAGTCCCCACCGGCTCGGGCTCCTTGGGCTGTGGGGTCTTGGGCTCGCAGGCGAGTGCTTCCGCACCCGGGAGTGTGGGCGcggttgtctgtctctcaagttcggagacgcagctgctgctcgaggaggaggcagcgGAGGCTGCAGGTTCTAGACAGCAGCGGCTGCTGCGGGGCGCGGGAGACGCCGCGCAGACCATCGAGaagtttctttttcttctgcatgcgctggaggcggcggagcCTGCGGCGCGGACTGAGGACCAGAAACAGCTCCTCAAGTTCCTCAGGGACGGCGAGGCGGCCCCCGCCCGCGCCCTCCTCGACCGGGTGTatgcggagacacctggacGGATCCGTGTGGACGAAGAGACGCCTGTGGAGTCTCTGGGGGTCGAGAGCGTCCGCGTGATCGTCGGCTATCaggacgcatgcgtcgcttGTTTCTCGCAGGTTCGTGACCGGCCCGCGGCGCGCGAGATGTATGTACACCACGCGGAGCCGCGGAGGGAGGAGCAGCAGGCTCGCAGTCGGGAGACTTGGCCTCATCTCCTCGAGTCGATCGTTGCCTCCTTGCCCTGGGTGAGGGCGAGAAACcgccgagagaagcagcaagagacacacgcgcagagacaccgggcTGGCTACGGTGAGCTGGAGAGTCCTGCAGACTCTCGCTGTTTGTTCCCGCGAGACAGGGACGAGATGGGGggctcgaggaagagacacttGTTTGCTATCTTTCggcgcagagaaacagcgagaggcagaggcgaagacgaccAGCAACTCCGTGGGAATCTCCGCGCTTTCTCTTgtgaaaagaagagaccAGGCGATGCGCGGTTTCTCCCCAGTGCGACTGCCAGCGGCCTCAGGAAGGCCATGGGCCGAGGTGTTTATACAGCCAAGAAGCGCCGGAAACGAGGCGTCTCCTACGCCcagttcctctttccttctcacTTCTC CTACGACCCTTACGCCTTGGACAACATGCGTTTTCAACAGGGACGACACCAGACCGTCATGTGCATGCTCGGCGCGAGTGTCTCGATCATTCCCTACTTTCCTCCGCAGCAACTCAAGGAAGAACTCAATCTTCAGTTTCACAAG ATGCACCCTTCTGTCCATCCGTCCATGACGCTCTCCAAACTCAG aagcCTCAAACTCGAAATGTTTGCGTTAATCGAACAAGAGGAACAGCTCGACGTCTCGACTGTCGCCTGCGCTTGGGTGTACTTTGAACG gcTGGTGCAGATGGGTGCGGTGGACAAGTCTGTGAGGAAGCTGTTCGCGGGCGCGTGTCTCCTGCTGGCTTTCAAATTCAACCAGAACGGAGAGCCCAAACTTGTGCAGAGACTCTGCTCGCTGCTCAAACACCTCGACCGACAGCGCGGCCTTCCTGCTCATGCCCTTTGCCAAGCCGAGTTCACG GTCTTTGggcttctcggcttctcgctTCAGCTGTCAATTGAACATGTTCTGCCGCACATTCTCCACTACCTCGAGTCGAAA GACACGGCGTTCGAAGAGGTGTACGGTTCGCCAGAGactgccttcttcagcgcctGA
- a CDS encoding hypothetical protein (encoded by transcript TGME49_290030~Signal peptide predicted by SignalP 2.0 HMM (probability 0.442) with cleavage site probability 0.138 at residue 16~Predicted trans-membrane domain (TMHMM2.0):88-111), which produces MGLSPAFAATAGCRLASPVANSSRFLSLLRLSRPRLNAAAPAAEAAKTLERNVPMKEILQPLWVVEPPNFLRQPVWKQFWEAQFANRSFFFFGNAWTSAAAFAFFIWWSRVFDPPPKERLDRYWLNSPKFRILSAFHNPGKRPGLKISLMTYEARYCYRGLDHPFTLNEMKDFLFKLREQYLVNKYEGIQFPFVFRQFNRVSTPGTLEVHTSPALQQQPHFHEEAAGHH; this is translated from the exons ATGGGGCTCTCCCCGGCCTTCGCGGCCACCGCTGGCTGTCGCCTGGCCTCGCCGGTCGCGaattcttctcgtttcctgtcgcttctgcgtctctctcgtccgcGTCTGAACGCGGCGGCGCCGGCGGCGGAAGCTGCAAAGACGCTGGAGAGGAATGTGCCGATGAAGGAGATTCTCCAGCCTCTCTGGGTGGTCGAGCCCCCCAACTTCCTCCGACAGCCGGTGTGGAAGCAGTTCTGGGAGGCGCAGTTCGCCAATcgaagcttcttcttcttcgggaACGCCTGGACctccgccgccgccttcgccttcttcatctggTGGAGTCGCGTCTTCG ACCCACCCCCAAAGGAGAGGCTCGATCGCTACTGGCTGAACTCCC caaAGTTCCGCATTCTCTCGGCGTTCCATAACCCCGGAAAGCGTCCGGGCCTGAAAATTTCCTTGATGACGTACGAGGCGCGCTACTGCTACCGGGGGCTCGACCACCCGTTTACTCTGAACGAAATGAAAGATTTTCTCTTCAAACTCAGAGAGCAGTACCTGGTGAATAAATACGAAGGCATACAgttccccttcgtcttcagaCAGTTCAACAGAGTCTCGACTCCGGGGACGCTTGAG gtGCACACTTCTCCAGCGTTGCAACAGCAGCCCCACTTCCACGAGGAAGCCGCTGGACACCATtaa